The Glycine soja cultivar W05 chromosome 15, ASM419377v2, whole genome shotgun sequence region CCGTGGCTCCGGTTACTCTCTACAAAGCTCTGACGAAAGATGCCGACACCATCATCCCAAAGATTATTGGTGCCATCCAAAGTATTGAAATTGTTGAAGGAAATGGAGGACCCGGAACCGTCAAGAAGATAACCGCTAATGAAggtcagtgtatatatatatactttttttttttatatatcagtGATcgcattaaaatttaaacctaTGATCTTagacatattattttaatttcctacAACTATATTAGTGAGTTAGGTCagtttatgtatatatatcagAGGCATAATATTCGGTGAGTTAATCTTAAGTATGCAGTCACACtagaatgattttattaatataatattaattattcgtTTTAATTATGTGTTAACTTGTTTCTTGCTCATATATACTTTTAgcttaaaatatttgtataaatatatagCGAGAGGAGTCTATTTTGATTATGcatgaatttaaatatattttgatattttattataataatatgatCAAACTAATTCTTATGTAAGGATATGCACGATTTCTTAGTTTtacataaaatcaaaataaatttaattaattcttaatcaattatatatattaaattcaaaattaagtttttatgttGTCAAAACTAGTCTCGAACTAGCttctaaataaaaatgatttctaaaagttcaattttaaaattaaatcttgTTAAAGATAAACTGaatttaaaatctattttaatcaaaactatttttataatcaattaattGAACTACTtattatgtttgatttaaattttttgtttttgttttcaattagcTTACGTTAtcagatatttttaaatttaatttaaggtttgtttgaataaactttTATCAAAAACTTAtaagaaaagaattttttttaaaaaaatatgaaataaattatttcataagctaaaattaatttttacttcaaataatttctagaaattttttcatattaacttattcaaaattttatttttaataaagggTCAGTTAAATTTTTGAACCCATATATGCTGAATGGAACAAGCTGAtcatgataaataatattttttaactttttttataggtCAACTCGTCCTGTTCTGCTATTAACGTGTCTTTAAGTAGGATATATGTTAATAGCAAGACGAGATGCAATCGACGAGGCTAACTTGGTATACGACTACAGCATAGTGGGAGGGACGGGGTTGCATGAAAGTTTGGAGAAAGTTACATTCCAGACAAAGGTGGCTCCTGGCCCTGATGGTAATGGCTCCATCGCCAAGGCCACTCTCACATTCCACACCAAAGGTGTTGCACCCCTCTCAGATGCAGTGCGTGATGAGACAAAGGCCAGGGGTGCTGGAATTTTCAAGGCCATTGAGGGCTACGTTTTGGCAAATCCTGCTTAATGATTCATgccaaataataattatataaagctTATCTGGTTGTTGGAGTTCATTAATTTGTATCATGTGGCTTGTTCggtttttaattcatttcctTGTGAGTTGTGAGCAAGTGTCGGTTTTATATATAAGTAACATTTTTGAAGTGTTACTATTATGTCGGTGAATTTGGTTGAGTATACGTATGAGCATCTACGTGTGTTCTGTGTTGGTGTTGACGTCTTTCGTCATTTGTATtctgtaataaatatattactatAATCGAAAGGCATTGAATCTTAGTATATTGCATTTTCTCTTTCTGCTAATATATTTTGGGCCGAGCAGATTATGCATTTAATTTGCTCCACAAAGAAATTCAACTATCTAGCTATGTTCCCAACTGTGCAACCAGCTATTCAATTCAGCAACCTCCAActacacatgcatatttatcatcttgatattttgttattaaaagataagaaaaattgtACAAAAATATTTGATGGACATCTATTAATCTATCTAATACctagagagaaagataaaaataagaaaaaaaaatataaatataataggaTTTATAATTTGACATgaagaaagataaagaaaaataaaaatattaataaaatatttaaactttaaaaaatatttgtgtatCACTATTCAAAATTGTATGGAGAAGAGTTTTGTGTATATATCATCCAAAACtatatatctattattttcTTCGGTCtatccttttcctttttctcaagAAATGACTGTATTTGATAATTCAAGACTACTGATATGTTTATGGTCTATCTAATCTAGGATGGAAATCACATGTTCCCGGAACTTGTCTCCATCATGTCTTAGATTATAGTGAGGTGGCAATTTAATTGAGATGACATTTTTTGATTGGTGGAACATGATTGAGAGACACTAAATTTCCGTCCAAGCATTTAATTTATACGTGATATGTACTCGagttttttaattaacgaaaaaatacaaataacataTATTGCATCATGTTAcctaaaattttacttaaaagaaATTCTGCCCTTTATCACTTGGAATAATAAATATTGACCAGGCATATTCCTTTTATCATGTTATAATAGGAAAGTATATATAGACaatttaattactataattcATTAGTATTTTTGTAAGATATATTAAACTTGAATTTCCCCCATAAACGTACATGTgtaaaagatcaaagaacatccAGATGTCTTGGTTTCACAAGAGAGAATAGCCATATTTTACGGagtattatttcatttttttaatatatatatatatatatatatatatatatatatatatatatatataaaagaagtttaattgACCTGATTTGGACACGTAGCATTTCCCCCAAAAAACAAAAGCATAATCTCTTAATCATTGATACAAGATAGACTTTActgtatattataaataaatatacgtGTACTATGTATATCAGCTTATATATGCACTACGAACTTTGATTCATAGATAAAGAAGGCATTAAACAATTTGACAAGTCATCTAGAAGGGCCTGGTTCCTTCTAAAGGTCGCCTCATTTAATTTGactgtttaattaatttattcattacATCGgcagattatttttaaagtattcagacgtattaataattaattgaacatTGAGTTTGCGTATTAATTAGGGGAACTTCCAAGTTCCCAGTAACCCGGCAACGCCTATAAAATGCCATATCCACAGTCCACAAACTCACTCAATCAGAGCAAATTAAGCAATTTACAAACCCTAGTTCTCGTAtatattcttcttctttgcaTCAATCCTTTGTCTCAAATTAAAATCATGGGAATTGTCACTACTGAATGCGAGCAAGTTTGTGCCGTGGCTCCTGCAAGGCTATACAAAGCCATGGCCTTCGATTTTAACAATGTTATGCCAAAAGCTATCCCAAATTTTGTTAAGAGTGCTGAAATCATTGGAGACGGAGGGCCGGGATCTATTAAGAAGCTCGTTCTTGTTAACggtaaattaagtttaattttgaaattaaatttatattaattttatagatgGAACAATTAGTCATTTTATGATTGTTTTCTAACTCATGGTGCCATGTGTTTGAGCTTATACCAATTAATAGAATGTGATAATTTATGGTTTATGAATTGGACTAGGATATGTGAATCAAAAGGTGGATGTGGTGGACGAAGAAAATTATGTGTACCACTACACGGTAGATGAAGGCAGTGTTTTATCAGATCTATTGGAGAAGGTGTGTTATGAGTATAAATTGGTGGCAAGTCTTGATGGAGGAGGATGCATCATCAAATCTACAGTCAAATATTACACCAAAGACGATACACAACTCTCAGAAGAGTTTTTGAAGGATAACAAGGAAAAATCTGCTGCGTTCACCAAGGCTGTTGTGGATTATCTTCTAGCTAATCCCAATTACAACTAAAACATGTTGATTGTGGTGCTTACGTTATGTGTTCTCTCAGTTGTCATGCATGTAGCTTCAATTACTAGTAGCTATTTGTGTGTATACATCATAATGAATAATATCGATCAAGACGCTTATTTGTGACATGATAATTGGTTATTGTTGTTGAAAAACTTTTTCTTGTCTCTAATATTCGTTACAGTTGATAATTTGTTAGTGGGGGTTAATTTAGGAAActgaaaataaatctaaaatatgtcTATTCTGTTCttttataattgtgtaataccAATCTATTTTTCTAGGATAattgtataataattaataaggaAATATGCAAATACAATAGaccctatttattttttagaaaagtcaCCTCACAACAACCAAAGAATGTACAAGAAAGGGAAAGGTGAGGAGGAAAGACAATCAATTTCCAGagtcaagaaaagaataaagaatgcGAGAAAGACATCAAAATTTATATCATGAATATAAAAGTCTTTAACCctttatcattaaaatattaaagatatttcttttttgaattGAACTCTAGAAATAGAAATACAACACGTCTACACCTTATGGATTTATGATGATTGTTTTTGTCACAATATGATCAAACGCTACTCTTTTATGTCAAATGGTCCTTGTtgctcctcttttttttttcactttatttgaGTGATGTGATATGGAAAGAGGATACCTGTAAAAGATACTATGACGTTCAAGTAAGGATTCGATTTAAAGTAATAAATACGGATAATAAAATGTGCATTCAATGAATAGTGGTTTTTACCTAGGGCTCTATCCTTTTTATACCAACCTTATTGGGCCTTGAACCTTGGGCTTGTGTGCACTAATTACCATCTAGGTAATTTGTCCTCTAAGCAGGATTAGGTGCCTTAATCCTATGATTATTAGTAAATGTGACAATTGCCTCGTGCGGGTCCAAATAGGTACTTGGCTACCATGGCCTAATACTTATTCGGTATGTTGCTTTGGTCTCTTATGGGGTCGAATAGATACTCGGTGTCCTATCTAGTATACGTTCCCCCAAGCTTTTTTTAGTCTATGATGACCGAGAAGGACAAATTAGTTAAAAGGTTAGTTACATTAGTTAGGAAGTTGGTTACTCTGATTAGCTTTATAAGCTCTATTGTACCCTTGTAAAATGATCTATCTCATTTTAATACAATTctatttttaagttttgtaatttttttctaattctctcttctctcttgaGCTCAATCATGTTTACTAAATACTAACAGTATAAAATGGACAGAGTGGTGTTGATCAATCTGATTATCTCACACATCATAACATGCAGAAAACTTGAAACAAAAGTATTTGGTGGAACTGATTTTCATGCATCATAGACTTCTTTAAGTGTTTTGAAACTGATTTTCATTTGGAAGGAACAATTTTATCTTAATAATCAGCAACTTTTTGATATCTACAAATGCTTGCAGTCAGATATGGAAATAACTAACCCAGTAAGGTCACCCAAGTAGTGAGAGTAATCAATATTTTGCACAAGGTATCAAAATTTGTTGTCGCAGATACACAATCCCAAATAACTTGTTACCCACAAACCAATTCATGGTTTTGTACATAAACCAACGAAATATGCTTCACTCCTTGTGGAAGCTTCATTTCAACCAAAGCCAATTTCTCATTAAGAAGCTAAAACATAAGGTTCTACACATGCACTTGTCCAAAAGCTAAAACTAACTTATGATAAACCTAATAAGAAAGTAGAAAATGAAACACagagaaaaatcaaagagaggaaaaaagaaaCCTTACAAGATGAGAAGGCTAGGGTTTCGTTTGGCCTTCGAGGATGATTACAGGGTTTATTATAACTGCTCGAGCCTCTCACAAATAGTGGCCAAATATGTTTCACCTTTGAGTCACGGGGTGTGCCGGCCGGCGCAGAAGGGAGAGTACCAAAGAGGTGACTGAGGCAAGTGAGGTGACTGAAGCGGTGATGAAAGCTGTGTAGGGCAACTGAGTGAAGAAGCTAGGTCCTCAATGAGGTCTGAAATGCGAGTGAGGTCCACAATAACACGACAATATTCAAACGAGTGAGGTCACTGAGTGCCACGTGACTAGCTACATCCTGCACACACCACATTGGTCTTCACGAAACACAAGTTGTGGAAGTTTCAGATTTCTTATTTGAGTACGGCTTTCTACAGCACCGTTGTCGTTTTTTAACTGATAATTATGAAACTGCCACCACGTGTTATACTACAACGGTTATTTTTGACCGATGTCGTTACTGTGTTGTTAAAACTacttttttctagtagtgacttTATGTGAAATCGTCTGTTTTCAGCATTTGAATCCATTTGATAGGTGTTTGATTTTGGACCGTCAATTCCTGGCGATGCTTGTGCTTCCCTAAAGGGTCATCGCCCTATTATTAGATTGTGGTCTGACACCACATCTCTTCAACTACCCACATTGGTAATTGAAACGCCCCTTCATTCCAAATATAGATCTTTGTTAATCTAAATGTTGAGATTCGTGTTGGGTTTGGGCACGTTGAAGGCCCATCACCTATAAAAGGGGGCACTGTAATGTTGTCGACCTTACataacttctaattttttcttttcttagccAAATAATGTATTTTAGTCTTTCTTTTTGAAGGTTTGCTTGTAAAATTAGTAATAATGGTTTTGGCAGAGGCTTTGTCAAGGGAGACTGAAGGGGTTGGCTTTGAGGTTTAGGGGTTGAACGAGGAGGTTCTGGAGGTGTCCTCTAATACTTCCGTCTCGATGATGATTTCTTCAGCCTCTACTCCAGAAAAGGATTCGTCTTCCACTAGCAGTGGAGAATTTAGCAAATTCTCGACCTTCTTGAACCAACTTCCTAAGAGGGTGGTCGATAACATTGAAAAGGTTCCGGATGTGGGAACGAGATTCTGAGGCCTCCTTCTCCGGAAGCCAGGGAGATGGAGGTGAGTTCCCCTGACTCTTCTGATGAAGTGGTACCAAAGAAACGTCGGTGCGTGTTGACAGAGAAAAGGTATGCCCTCTGATAAACCTTTCGGGTTACACATGGATCAATAAGGAAGtgggaaccttcttttcttgCTATAACGACAAGTCAAACATCATAAATCTTCTTAGTTGGCTTCTCATTAGTTCTATCCTAGAAGGCGAACACTGTCTAATTACACTTTAGACAGTTCGGTCAGGCGTTACTCCTCCACCCGAGTTTGCATTTATGAATAAAGAGTCGAAGAACAGGGATGTTTTTTATACGTACGAATTCCTATTCCAAGATCTGCATGTGAGGGTGCCCTTTAATGATTTCAACATGGGTATCCTCCACATTTTGAATGTGGCTCCATCTTAGTTACATCCGAACGGATGGGCTGTCATACAAGCATTTTGGGCCTTGTGTTTGtatttatatacttatattaagGTCACCCCGAGCTtgtttcttcattatttttgttgtcaGCCACACAAAAAGGCGTGATGGATGTCTCTAATATGGATTCTGTCTCACCCCCTCTATCGAGCATTCACtttttcatacaaaaaaataattcaagagCAACTACTTTAAAGTAACAATAAGTCTGGTTACTAGGAAAAACTTTTTCTTAAACATGAGAGGGAAACCGTTGTTCCCGTTTATTAGCAACAATGTCCTGGCTAGTATGACAAGTACTCCAAGAAGCATCTGACCGATGAAGAACTCCGAGACCTCGCCTTCCTCAAATCTTTCCCTGCCTGACCATTAGTTTCACTTCTTTGGTCTCCGAATCCTATTCGGGATCTTGAGGGTTAGTTGTTTTTCCTTTACACACATGCCAATTTTTTGCTCACACTTGCAACTTACTATTTTAGCTTGTTTCAAGGATCATGGCTCAAGCTTGTGCATACATGGTGACATTCCACCTAGCTCAAACAAACTGTGTTTCTTTTTTTGCCAGTAATGTTGTCCTCGTGACCCTACTGCTAAGGATCCCAAGGGAAAGGACAAACATAAGAATAAGAAGCAAATCCGTGATCATAAGAGTGGCTTGAAGGAACCTTCCAACACAAAGATCCTGAGCATAAAGAGTCGAagaggatgaagcaacaattgctGGAGTTTCCTTTGGCCAACCTGTTGTCGTCCTTTTCGGCCTTGATGAATCAAGGATTCTTTGTCAAGGAGTTTGCTTCGAACTGTCTTGTCGATCCGAGCCTTATTTTGGATCATGGCGTCACATGTTGAATGAGAATGATGATGCGGCCAATTGGGCAAATTTATTGGCCTTCCCATTGAAGGCGACAACAATTGCTCAACACCTTTAATGTTCTTTGAATACTGATAAGTTGAAGGCTGACTTGTCAATCTGAGCCTTATTTTGGATCATGATTGTCTCTTGACTCGACTCTTCAAGCCAATATTACTTTGGTCGAAGACAATTCAAATTTAAAGGGACGCGTCTTGGATCTTGAGGCTGAGATGAAGGTGCTGGAGAAATGTGCTATTGATGTTGAGGCTTCAAACAAGTTTAATAAGAAGGAGGTTATGAGATTGGAGTCTGCTTTGGGTACTACTGAGAAGGAAAGAGATGCCAAAATAGAGGAGAAAATTTGGATTAAGCAGAAAACATATAACGAAGTTTACAAAGCTCATGATTTCGAATTCAATCACTACCTCCTAAAAGTACTATTCCATTGTGAGGTCCAGGATGAATCCATTTTTGACATCAATAAAGATGTCTATAATGGAgacttcattttaatttatgatatttcgGAAGCGGGGCACTAGATGGTGGGCAACCAACTACCTCCCTGGCGAAACCCAAATGGCTAATCCCGGCGAGGATGATGTTTTATCTTCTTCTATCGGGTCCATCCTGATCTGGTTCTAGCCTCAATAAGCATCAAGGAAACTCAACGTTATGTATCCCACTGCCCCATCTACCAAGTGGTCGATGTTGGGAGGGTGTATGCATCCTTTGGGCAAGCTCAATTGAAGTCAATATAGTCTGTGCACATTCTCAATTTCCCATTTGGTTTCTTGACCATGACTACATTTGATAGCTATGTGGTGTAGTCTACCTCTTTGATGAATTGGGCTACCATCAGTTTGGAGACCTCTTGCCATACTATCTAACACCTTTCTTCCccatctttctcttcctctaAGCTATGAGTTCGACATCTCGACATATAGATAATCTATGCTAATGGAAGGTCAAATTTATCCCTGGCATGTTGGTCGTGGACCGTGAGAACATGTTAGCATGTGCACGGATAACTTGTTGTAAGCTACTCCTATCTTCCCTTGATAGATGGTTGCTAAGTTAGGTAACCAATTCCTTTTGAATGTCAAGCTAAAAGGCACATGTTTCTTCATATGGTTTAACCCTATTGTCAGTATTAGTTCTTGGGTCCAGATCTAGCTCCTCAAACCCTTCGATCCCTGCCATAATCTCCACATAGTGCACAACTCGACATGGCTCATCTTTCATTAAGGGGCCTAGCTTGAGACTTTCCATATAGCATTCTCTAGTTGTTCTTTGGTCGACATGAATTGTTATGATGTATCCAGTATTCAAGGGGAACTTTATAGCCAAGTGAGGGGTGTACACTATAGCACCCAAAGGATTTAAAGACAGACAATCGGGAAGTATGTTGTAGGGGGTGTCGGCATGCACTATCACTATCAGATTTGTAGACCTTTCTATTGTGGTCCCTTATGGCATAACTTAGTGTATAGCCATATGTGTCCCTTGGTTCCCACCCTTTCTTTAACAAAGCCGAATAGTGGGTTGTCATGAGGAAAGAGCTCTAAGTTCGATATACCCAACTGCTTGAAAATGTTCCAGAATAAGATATCAGCCAAACTCCCTTGGTCAATAAGTGTCTTTCTCACTATAAAGCTTGTGATTTCTACACTTATTACAACAGAATCATCTTGATCTAGGTCTATTGCTTTGAAATCAATCGAAGTAAAGGTAATAAG contains the following coding sequences:
- the LOC114386845 gene encoding protein LlR18B-like produces the protein MGVFAYDEENSSTVAPVTLYKALTKDADTIIPKIIGAIQSIEIVEGNGGPGTVKKITANEGYMLIARRDAIDEANLVYDYSIVGGTGLHESLEKVTFQTKVAPGPDGNGSIAKATLTFHTKGVAPLSDAVRDETKARGAGIFKAIEGYVLANPA
- the LOC114386843 gene encoding nodulin-13-like; this translates as MGIVTTECEQVCAVAPARLYKAMAFDFNNVMPKAIPNFVKSAEIIGDGGPGSIKKLVLVNGYVNQKVDVVDEENYVYHYTVDEGSVLSDLLEKVCYEYKLVASLDGGGCIIKSTVKYYTKDDTQLSEEFLKDNKEKSAAFTKAVVDYLLANPNYN